In Anaerolineales bacterium, the following proteins share a genomic window:
- a CDS encoding LysM peptidoglycan-binding domain-containing protein, producing the protein MANVFFRKRLVYIACVVLVIAASTVACAFPGIFSARENISSTKDANPLPVITPTPTQHPLISLLPPSRAPGEEVLPPTPDPVRNTPTVRMDVLYHVVQAGETLGQIAEQYNVTVLQISQANQLSNVDYLAVGQLLEIPAPVPQPEGPSNKLVPDSELVYGPASVIFDLQAEIDEWGGYLSAYTEEVEYEEMTGAQIVQLVAQRYSVNPRLLLAVLEYQGGWVTNADVDTLDRVYPVGYQRQDWGGLFVQLSWAADQLNQGYYLWRAGWVGPLVFSDGKVVVPGPGLNAGSVGVQYLFAKLYDVEAWRGVVSAQGFIQTYTTLFGDPFERAIEPLVPQDLEQPLLQLPFEDGKVWSFTGGPHSAWGDGAAWAALDFAPPGYALGCGYSDEWVVAAADGLVLRSENGEVILDLDGDGYEQTGWVLLYMHVESRDRVPVGTYLHAGERIGHPSCEGGYATGLHVHIARKFRGEWIAADGRIPFVMDGWISAGDGTAYSGTLRRDQDTIESCECRNETNQIGR; encoded by the coding sequence TTGGCGAACGTCTTTTTCCGCAAACGCCTGGTATACATCGCCTGCGTTGTGCTCGTCATCGCGGCCAGCACGGTCGCTTGTGCGTTTCCCGGAATATTTTCAGCAAGGGAAAACATTTCCAGCACGAAGGACGCCAATCCCCTGCCGGTCATCACTCCGACGCCCACACAGCATCCGCTGATTTCATTGCTGCCGCCTTCACGTGCACCGGGTGAAGAAGTTCTTCCTCCTACACCCGATCCTGTGCGTAACACGCCAACGGTGCGCATGGACGTGCTCTATCACGTGGTGCAAGCAGGCGAGACGTTGGGGCAGATCGCCGAACAATACAATGTGACCGTACTCCAGATCAGTCAGGCAAATCAACTGTCGAACGTCGATTACCTTGCCGTGGGACAGCTGCTCGAAATCCCGGCACCCGTTCCACAGCCCGAAGGTCCGAGCAATAAACTCGTTCCGGATTCGGAACTCGTTTATGGGCCGGCGAGCGTAATTTTCGATCTGCAAGCCGAAATCGATGAATGGGGTGGATACCTTTCCGCATACACAGAGGAAGTCGAATACGAAGAGATGACCGGCGCGCAGATCGTTCAATTGGTGGCGCAGCGATATTCCGTCAACCCGCGGCTGCTTTTGGCCGTCCTCGAGTATCAAGGGGGTTGGGTAACCAACGCGGACGTCGATACATTGGACCGAGTCTATCCTGTCGGCTACCAGCGGCAGGATTGGGGAGGTCTGTTCGTGCAGTTGTCATGGGCCGCCGATCAACTCAACCAGGGTTACTACTTGTGGCGGGCCGGTTGGGTGGGACCGCTGGTCTTTTCAGACGGCAAGGTCGTCGTGCCTGGACCGGGTTTGAACGCCGGAAGCGTGGGCGTTCAATATCTTTTCGCGAAGTTGTACGACGTCGAGGCGTGGCGCGGCGTGGTCTCTGCACAGGGATTCATCCAAACGTATACAACGCTGTTCGGTGATCCTTTCGAGCGCGCAATCGAGCCGCTCGTGCCGCAGGATCTGGAACAACCTTTGCTGCAGCTTCCTTTCGAAGACGGCAAAGTGTGGTCCTTCACCGGAGGGCCGCATTCTGCCTGGGGGGATGGCGCGGCGTGGGCTGCACTCGACTTTGCACCTCCGGGTTATGCACTCGGATGCGGCTATTCCGATGAATGGGTTGTGGCCGCAGCCGATGGACTGGTTCTGCGCTCCGAGAACGGTGAAGTCATCCTGGACCTCGATGGAGACGGCTACGAGCAGACCGGCTGGGTACTGCTCTACATGCACGTCGAAAGCCGAGACCGGGTCCCGGTGGGGACGTACCTCCACGCCGGTGAGCGAATCGGGCATCCATCCTGCGAAGGCGGATACGCCACCGGCCTGCACGTGCACATCGCACGTAAATTCCGCGGCGAATGGATCGCGGCGGACGGGCGCATTCCGTTCGTCATGGACGGATGGATCTCTGC
- a CDS encoding HD domain-containing protein codes for MKDKVKTDPLFTVIEFAVRAHAGQFRKGTSVPYIVHPFAVGRILAVAGCAQELVIAGFLHDTVEDTTVTLDEIRKRFGDRVARLVCAVTESDRSAPWRQRKQETLDKLRCADDDVLMLALADKIDNMRSIRNFLRREGEELWERFNRPRADQAWYFRSLASCFRERVHRTPASDLLPEFIQLVDAVFPQ; via the coding sequence ATGAAGGACAAAGTGAAGACGGATCCCCTTTTCACAGTTATAGAATTCGCCGTGCGGGCACACGCCGGACAATTCCGGAAGGGCACTTCTGTTCCATACATCGTACATCCGTTTGCGGTGGGCCGCATTCTGGCCGTTGCGGGATGCGCGCAGGAACTCGTCATCGCCGGTTTTTTACACGACACGGTTGAGGATACAACGGTGACGCTAGATGAGATTCGAAAGAGATTTGGCGATCGGGTGGCGAGACTCGTTTGCGCCGTTACGGAGTCCGACCGTTCGGCACCCTGGCGGCAGCGCAAACAGGAAACGCTGGACAAGCTTCGATGCGCCGATGATGACGTACTCATGCTCGCGCTGGCCGATAAAATAGACAACATGCGGTCCATCCGTAATTTCCTGCGCCGCGAAGGGGAAGAGCTTTGGGAGCGCTTCAACCGGCCGCGAGCGGATCAAGCCTGGTATTTTCGCTCCCTGGCGTCCTGCTTCCGGGAGCGCGTTCACCGAACACCCGCATCGGACTTGCTTCCAGAATTTATCCAACTGGTGGATGCAGTCTTCCCGCAATGA
- a CDS encoding CBS domain-containing protein: MHLILTHEQADFDALASLLAAHLLHPEALAVLPRRLNRNVHAYLTLYGERFPFEEFQDLPRGHVDRLTLVDTQSSVSIKGVTKTTEVHVIDHHPEDEALNPAWTAHLEDIGATTTLLVESLRQENIKLDLVIATLLLLGIYEDTGSLSYAATTPRDVRAAAWLLEAGASLDIASNFLNHPLSPDQRDLFNQLFEAVETFEIHGLSIVIACGVAGDMVDEISTLAHKLRDVFDPDGLVVLVALNGAIQLVGRSSSSLLDISRVAEHFGGGGHDRAAAALIKDRSLAEVNAELHELLPQIIEPVKTVAEIMSRDPRVLNPETSIADALARMQRSGHEGFPVVEGKTVKGLLTRRAVDRAVTHGMQDRPISSIMDAGDLTVHPGDSVQRLQRAMIHRGWGQVPVADPESGEIIGIVTRTDLLKILGAAVEEPPLTNLGDRLESALKPERLALLKKVAEEAMAHKSALYIVGGFVRDLLLREPSVDFDLVVEGDAIGLAKGLASKYGGRISSHRRFGTAKWQLDRENKQLLKAVSTSAEDGVDLPADLDFVSARTEFYTHPTALPSVERGSIKLDLHRRDFTINTLALRLDGRHYGQLLDHWGGGRDLRDRKIRVLHSISFVDDPTRMLRAVRLEQRLNFEIEARTLELLRQALPLLDRVSGERLRNELVQIFHEDRMPQIMARLQELDLLRAIHPTLIWDEWLESRVSRVFDFEAPPAWRLEDPPEQEFLIYTLLFFRLSQKEIHAVCDRLHFPSGLMGQILEAASLGRELPSLVEDAKASELTARMDECREAALAAAWLALQGETQARDAIERYLSVWRFVEPKSDGEALRALGLPPGPGYRRILWALRAAWIDEELHSEAEEKVLLHKLIEREASHGRGA; this comes from the coding sequence ATGCACTTGATTCTGACACACGAACAAGCGGATTTCGATGCCCTCGCATCGCTGCTCGCCGCGCACCTTCTCCATCCGGAAGCGCTGGCGGTCTTGCCGCGGCGTTTGAACCGCAACGTACACGCTTACCTGACGTTGTACGGCGAACGCTTTCCGTTCGAAGAATTTCAGGATCTGCCTCGCGGTCACGTCGACCGTTTGACCCTGGTCGACACGCAGTCCTCGGTTTCGATCAAGGGAGTCACCAAGACAACCGAAGTGCACGTCATCGATCACCATCCCGAAGACGAGGCGCTGAATCCGGCCTGGACGGCGCATCTCGAAGATATCGGGGCTACGACGACGCTGCTCGTCGAATCCTTACGGCAGGAGAACATCAAGCTCGATCTCGTCATCGCCACCCTGCTGCTGCTGGGTATTTATGAGGACACGGGATCGCTGTCTTATGCGGCAACTACGCCGAGAGACGTGCGTGCGGCGGCGTGGCTGCTCGAAGCAGGAGCGAGCCTCGACATCGCTTCCAATTTCCTAAATCACCCCCTTTCTCCCGACCAGCGAGATTTGTTCAACCAGCTCTTCGAAGCCGTAGAGACGTTCGAGATTCATGGCCTTTCGATCGTCATCGCTTGCGGCGTCGCCGGGGACATGGTGGACGAGATCTCTACCTTGGCGCACAAATTGCGTGACGTTTTCGATCCGGACGGTCTGGTCGTGCTCGTGGCCCTCAACGGGGCGATTCAACTGGTCGGGCGCTCATCATCATCGTTGCTGGACATCAGCCGCGTGGCGGAACATTTCGGAGGAGGCGGGCACGATCGCGCTGCTGCGGCGTTGATCAAAGATCGCAGCCTGGCGGAAGTCAATGCGGAGCTGCATGAACTCTTGCCCCAGATCATCGAGCCGGTAAAAACGGTCGCCGAAATCATGTCGCGCGACCCACGAGTACTGAATCCGGAGACCAGCATTGCGGATGCATTGGCGCGCATGCAGCGCTCCGGCCACGAAGGTTTCCCCGTTGTGGAGGGAAAGACCGTGAAAGGCCTGCTCACTCGCCGGGCGGTGGATCGGGCCGTGACGCACGGCATGCAGGATCGGCCCATCTCCAGCATCATGGATGCCGGGGACTTGACGGTCCATCCGGGTGATTCCGTTCAGCGCCTGCAGCGCGCCATGATTCACCGCGGCTGGGGTCAGGTGCCCGTTGCGGATCCGGAGAGCGGAGAAATCATTGGCATCGTCACGCGCACCGATTTGCTGAAAATCCTCGGTGCGGCGGTTGAAGAACCACCGCTCACGAATCTCGGCGACCGGTTGGAAAGCGCCTTGAAGCCGGAGAGGCTGGCGCTGCTGAAGAAGGTTGCCGAGGAGGCCATGGCGCACAAGTCCGCTTTGTACATCGTGGGCGGTTTCGTGCGCGATCTCCTGCTGCGCGAACCCAGTGTGGACTTCGATCTCGTCGTGGAGGGGGACGCCATCGGATTGGCGAAAGGCCTGGCTTCGAAGTACGGCGGCCGCATCAGCAGCCATCGGCGCTTTGGGACGGCCAAGTGGCAGCTCGATCGCGAAAACAAGCAGCTCCTGAAAGCCGTCTCCACTTCGGCGGAAGATGGAGTCGATCTGCCTGCCGATCTAGATTTCGTCTCCGCCCGGACGGAATTCTATACCCATCCGACGGCGCTGCCTTCGGTCGAGCGCGGCAGCATCAAGCTGGATCTGCACCGCCGCGATTTCACGATCAATACGCTGGCGTTACGTCTCGATGGCCGGCATTACGGCCAGTTACTCGACCATTGGGGAGGCGGACGGGATCTGCGCGATCGCAAGATACGCGTGCTGCATTCCATCAGTTTTGTGGACGACCCCACGCGCATGCTGCGCGCCGTGCGTCTCGAGCAGCGTCTCAATTTTGAAATCGAAGCGCGTACCCTCGAGCTGCTCCGCCAGGCGCTTCCGCTTCTGGATCGGGTCAGCGGCGAACGGCTGCGCAATGAACTGGTTCAGATTTTCCACGAAGACCGCATGCCGCAGATCATGGCTCGCCTGCAGGAACTGGATTTACTGAGAGCGATCCATCCCACACTCATCTGGGACGAGTGGCTCGAAAGCCGCGTCTCGCGAGTCTTCGATTTCGAGGCGCCGCCGGCATGGCGGCTCGAAGACCCGCCGGAGCAGGAATTTCTCATATACACTCTGCTGTTCTTCCGTCTTTCGCAGAAGGAGATACACGCGGTTTGCGATCGTCTGCATTTCCCCTCCGGCTTGATGGGCCAGATTCTCGAAGCTGCAAGTCTGGGACGAGAGCTGCCCTCGTTGGTGGAGGATGCGAAAGCGAGCGAGCTGACGGCGCGGATGGATGAATGCCGCGAAGCGGCACTGGCGGCTGCCTGGCTTGCGCTGCAGGGTGAGACGCAGGCGCGGGATGCCATCGAGCGTTATTTGAGCGTCTGGCGTTTCGTGGAGCCGAAATCGGACGGTGAGGCTCTGCGGGCGCTTGGCCTGCCGCCGGGTCCTGGCTATCGACGCATCCTCTGGGCGCTGCGAGCGGCCTGGATCGACGAAGAGCTGCACTCGGAAGCAGAAGAAAAAGTTTTGCTACACAAACTGATCGAAAGGGAAGCTTCTCATGGTCGAGGCGCTTGA
- a CDS encoding GNAT family N-acetyltransferase encodes MVEALDCRIRPAVEADLPEMEWEGEYTQYRRVYRHVMEEMQLGRRLILVAECDGRVVGQIFIQFNAHRADIHHGALSAYLHAFRVRPAYRNRGIGTRLVQAAESVLRDAGYERVAIAAAVENIGAQRLYERLGYQVYKTDPGRWSFIDHQGRLRRVNEPSLLLEKWL; translated from the coding sequence ATGGTCGAGGCGCTTGATTGCCGCATCCGGCCCGCCGTAGAAGCGGACTTACCTGAAATGGAATGGGAAGGCGAGTACACCCAATACCGGCGCGTCTACCGGCACGTGATGGAAGAGATGCAGTTGGGCAGGCGTTTGATCCTCGTCGCCGAATGCGACGGGAGAGTCGTGGGGCAGATCTTCATCCAATTCAACGCGCATCGTGCGGATATCCATCATGGCGCGCTGAGCGCTTACCTGCACGCCTTTCGCGTCCGGCCAGCCTACCGCAATCGGGGCATCGGGACGCGTCTGGTCCAAGCGGCGGAATCCGTTCTGCGCGATGCAGGGTACGAACGTGTGGCGATTGCCGCTGCGGTGGAAAACATAGGCGCTCAAAGGTTGTACGAACGTTTGGGGTATCAAGTTTACAAAACCGACCCAGGTCGTTGGTCTTTCATCGATCACCAGGGAAGGTTGCGCAGAGTCAACGAACCATCTTTACTGCTCGAGAAGTGGCTTTGA